The Etheostoma cragini isolate CJK2018 chromosome 5, CSU_Ecrag_1.0, whole genome shotgun sequence genome contains a region encoding:
- the mob1a gene encoding MOB kinase activator 1A — MSFLFGSRSSKTFKPKKNIPEGSHQYELLKHAEATLGSGNLRQAVMLPEGEDLNEWIAVNTVDFFNQINMLYGTITEFCTETSCSVMSAGPRYEYHWADGTNIKKPIKCSAPKYIDYLMTWVQDQLDDETLFPSKIGELKAFWDDFGCSFHFCKSVLRYYL; from the exons ATGAGCTTCCTGTT TGGCAGTCGTTCATCCAAGACCTTCAAGCCGAAGAAGAATATCCCAGAGGGCTCCCATCAGTATGAACTCCTGAAACACGCTGAAGCAACGCTGGGCAGTGGGAACTTGAGGCAGGCTGTCATGCTGCCTGAGGGAGAGGATCTCAATGAGTGGATTGCTGTCAACA CGGTGGATTTCTTCAACCAGATCAACATGCTGTATGGTACCATCACCGAGTTCTGTACTGAGACCAGCTGCTCTGTGATGTCTGCTGGACCAAG ATATGAATATCACTGGGCTGATGGCACCAATATTAAGAAGCCAATCAAATGCTCTGCACCCAAGTACATTGACTACCTGATGACCTGGGTGCAGGATCAGCTGGATGATGAGACACTTTTTCCCTCCAAGATTGGTGAGTTGAAAGCTTTTTGGGATGATTTTGGATGCAGTTTCCACTTTTGTAAAAGTGTATTACGCTATTATCTCTGA